GCTGGCGTACGCCGCGTCACCCGCGGCCCGCTCGAGCTTCGCGATCGTGCGGTCGAGCGCGTCGCGGTCGGCGAGCCCGGGGATCCCGGCGAGCGTGCGCAGCGCGACCAGCAGTGCCACCGCCTCGCTGAGGTCCAGGCGCAGTGGCCGGGTGATGGTGTCGGCGTTGCTGATGGTGACCGTGCCGCCGGAGTAGTCGACCTCGATCAGGTCCGCGGGCGTGTAGCCGGGCAGCCCGGAGACGAAGATCAGGTCGAGGTCGTCGATCAGCTGCTCCTCGGTGACCCCGAACGTGGCCGCGGCCTCCGCCAGCGGTACGCCCTGGTGCTGCTGCAGGTACGGCACCAGGGCGAGCAGCCGTCCGAGGCGCCTGCTGCTGGTGGCGTTCGCGCTGCGAGAGCTCACGAGGCGGCCTCCAAAGCGAGCATCGTAGCGCGCATGCCCGCCGTGCGAGGCCGGCTCACCGCGGGTGAGCGAGGAGCGCAGCGGCGGAGGCCGCCGGGCAGCACGGTCATCCGCCGGCCTCCCCTGCGGCGACCGCTTCCAGCCGGCTCAGCACCGCCTTGCGCAGGTCGTCTGGCTCCACGACGACGACGTCCGCGCCGTGCGCCGCGACCATGTCGGCGAGCTGCTCCGCGCTCGTGAAGTCCAGCTCGAGCTCGTCCCAGCCGTCGCCCTGCTTCACGTCGCACGCCTGCCGGCGCAGCCCGAAACCGGCACCCGCACGTACGCGCAGCCGACAGCGCCGCCACGGCGCCACGTCGCCGAAGTACGTCACGGTGCGGCGCACGTCGGTGTCCGGCGGCACCGTGACGCTGCCAGGCTCGCCCACCTGCATCACGTCGCCGACGACCCGGTCGAGCCGGAAGACCCGCTCGGCGTCGCGGTCGCGGTCGTGCCCGGCCACGTACCAGCGGCCGTGCCACGACACGACGCCCCACGGCTCGAGCACCCGCGTCGCCTCCTCGCCCCCGCGCCGGTAACCGAACCGCACCGGGTACCGGCCGAGCACGGCCTGCCAGAACGGCAGGAACGCCGGTTCGCGCGCGCCCACCCTGGGCTCGATCCCCGGCAGCGACGAGTCCACGTCGATGCCTGCGGCGCGCAGCTTCAGCATCGCGCTGGACGCCGCCTCGGCCACCTGGGCGTGCTGCCAGGTGCGCGCGGCGAGGCCGAGGACGGCCGCCTCGTCCGGGGTGAAGGTGAGCTCGGGCAGCTCGTACACGTCGCGCCTGATCCGGTAGCCGGGCGTGCCGTCCCAGTCCTCCACCGTCTCCAGCGGGATGCCGAGCTCGCGCAGCTCGTCCTTGTCGCGCTCGAACATCCGCTTGAACGCTTCCAGGCCGC
This genomic stretch from Streptosporangiales bacterium harbors:
- a CDS encoding WYL domain-containing protein, with protein sequence MVASRKKTERLFNLVLCLLATRQPISAEHIRESVQGYADSGLEAFKRMFERDKDELRELGIPLETVEDWDGTPGYRIRRDVYELPELTFTPDEAAVLGLAARTWQHAQVAEAASSAMLKLRAAGIDVDSSLPGIEPRVGAREPAFLPFWQAVLGRYPVRFGYRRGGEEATRVLEPWGVVSWHGRWYVAGHDRDRDAERVFRLDRVVGDVMQVGEPGSVTVPPDTDVRRTVTYFGDVAPWRRCRLRVRAGAGFGLRRQACDVKQGDGWDELELDFTSAEQLADMVAAHGADVVVVEPDDLRKAVLSRLEAVAAGEAGG